In Streptomyces hawaiiensis, one genomic interval encodes:
- a CDS encoding ATP-dependent helicase, translating into MPSNAQRALDGFSPATRAWFTGAFSAPTSAQAGAWQAIHEGSDVLVVAPTGSGKTLAAFLAALDQLASAPPPADPKKRCRVLYVSPLKALAVDVERNLRSPLTGIRQESVRLGLPEPEVKVGIRSGDTPAAERRALSTRPPDILITTPESLFLMLTSATRDALAGVETVILDEVHAVAGTKRGAHLALSLERLDDLLPKPARRIGLSATVRPVDEVARYLSPRGKVEIVQPESGKEFDLSVVVPVEDLGELGGSPVADGKEGAERPSIWPHVEERIADLVQSHRSTIVFANSRRLAERLCNRLNEIAYERATGETLDEHHSPAELMGGSGAAQGAPQVIARAHHGSVSKEQRALVEEDLKAGRLPAVVATSSLELGIDMGAVDLVVQVESPPSVASGLQRVGRAGHQVGAVSTGVVFPKYRGDLVQAAVVTERMRTGSIESLKVPTNPLDVLAQQVVAMTALDTWQFDDLLAAVRRAAPFASLPESAFTAVLDMLAGRYPSDAFAELRPRVVWDRVTGEITGRPGAQRLAVTSGGTIPDRGLFGVFLAGADPKKGGGRVGELDEEMVYESRVGDVFTLGTSSWRIEDITRDRVLVSPAPGVPGRLPFWKGDQLGRPLELGRAVGAFLREVGSLSKDDARLRLLAAGLDAWAAENVLSYLDEQREACGHIPDDRTIVVERFRDELGDWRVVVHSPFGAQVHAPWALALGAKLSERYGMDAQVMHADDGIVLRLPDADLMGLDLLDQEPVKMGREYDADQAPVGAADVVFDKGEVDQVVTDQVGSSALFASRFRECAARALLLPRRNPGKRTPLWQQRQRASQLLQVASEFGSFPIVLEAVRECLQDVFDVPGLVELMGDLESRKVRLVEVTTPEPSPFARSLLFGYVAQFLYEGDSPLAERRAAALSLDSRLLAELLGQAELRELLDAEVLTELERELQWLTEDRRAKDAESVADLLRLLGPLTEAELAERGAEPQWAQELAGTRRAIRVRIGGRDHWAAIEDAGRLRDALGTALPVGVPEAFTEPVKDPLGDLLARHARTHGPFTSATAAARFGLGVAVTEGALQRLAAAGRVVQGEFHPAGIGQEWCDAAVLRRLRRRSLAALRHELEPVPPAALAQFLPQWQHIGKGHSLRGVDGLVRAIEQVQGASVPASALEKLALPSRVANYTPAMLDELTAAGEVIWAGAGSLPGKDGWVSLYLADAAPLLLPPPHPLELTALHQSVLDTLSAGYGLFFRQIADQVRATTHPEATDPQLADALWDLAWSGRLTNDTLAPMRSLLGSGRTAGATAHRAKRTVPRGRYGSLTAAARTASRSGPPTVAGRWSLLPAHEADPTVRAHALARTLLDRHGVVTRGAVAAEGVEGGFSATYRVLSVFEESGQARRGYVVEGLGAAQFAMDGAVDRLRAVSSARDRGQDLPGPPPGSEPDPFPAHDFAGPDDSAPSHDHTDAPGPGPGLDGFPDLGASYDAPRPSPGEWVSPRDYAPQAAPSWQNDGRAAYDQGSPGRRTRPDGVSRAVVLAAADPANAYGAALAWPEPPTGAGHKPGRKAGSLVVLVDGELTLYMERGGKTLLAWAADPEGAPSDDPRLGTAAEALAAAARAGSLGTVTVERVNGAQALTSPIGALLEGAGFIATPRGLRLRA; encoded by the coding sequence ATGCCCAGCAATGCGCAGCGAGCCCTGGACGGCTTCTCCCCCGCGACCCGCGCCTGGTTCACGGGTGCCTTCTCCGCGCCCACCTCGGCCCAAGCCGGTGCGTGGCAGGCCATCCACGAGGGCTCGGACGTGCTGGTCGTCGCCCCCACCGGCTCCGGCAAGACCCTGGCGGCCTTCCTGGCCGCTCTGGACCAACTGGCCTCGGCGCCTCCCCCCGCCGACCCCAAGAAGCGCTGCCGCGTGCTGTACGTCTCGCCCTTGAAGGCCCTGGCGGTGGACGTCGAGCGCAACCTGCGCAGTCCGCTGACCGGCATCCGCCAGGAGTCCGTGCGCCTCGGCCTGCCCGAGCCCGAGGTCAAGGTGGGCATCCGCTCGGGCGACACCCCCGCCGCCGAGCGCCGAGCGCTGTCGACCCGTCCGCCGGACATCCTGATCACGACCCCGGAATCGCTGTTCTTGATGCTGACGTCGGCCACGCGCGACGCGCTGGCGGGCGTGGAGACGGTGATCCTCGACGAGGTGCACGCGGTCGCCGGCACCAAGCGCGGCGCCCATCTCGCGCTCTCCCTCGAGCGGCTGGACGACCTCCTCCCGAAGCCCGCCCGCCGCATCGGCCTCTCCGCGACGGTCCGCCCGGTGGACGAGGTGGCCCGTTACCTCTCGCCGCGCGGCAAGGTGGAGATCGTCCAGCCGGAGTCGGGCAAGGAGTTCGACCTGTCCGTGGTGGTCCCGGTCGAGGATCTGGGCGAGCTGGGCGGCTCCCCGGTGGCGGACGGCAAGGAGGGTGCCGAGCGCCCGTCCATCTGGCCGCATGTGGAAGAGCGGATCGCCGACCTCGTCCAGTCCCACCGCTCGACGATCGTCTTCGCGAACTCCCGCCGCCTCGCGGAGCGCCTCTGCAACCGCCTGAACGAGATCGCGTACGAGCGGGCCACGGGCGAGACGCTCGACGAGCACCACTCCCCCGCCGAGCTCATGGGCGGCTCGGGAGCAGCCCAGGGCGCCCCCCAGGTCATCGCCCGCGCCCACCACGGCTCGGTCTCCAAGGAGCAGCGCGCCCTGGTCGAGGAGGACCTCAAGGCGGGGCGCCTGCCCGCGGTGGTGGCGACGTCCAGTCTCGAACTGGGCATCGACATGGGCGCGGTGGATTTGGTCGTGCAGGTGGAGTCGCCGCCCTCCGTCGCCTCCGGCCTGCAGCGCGTCGGCCGTGCGGGGCACCAGGTGGGCGCGGTCTCCACCGGTGTGGTCTTCCCGAAGTATCGGGGCGACCTGGTGCAGGCGGCGGTGGTCACCGAGCGCATGCGCACCGGCTCCATCGAGTCCCTGAAGGTCCCCACCAACCCCCTGGACGTCCTGGCGCAGCAGGTGGTCGCCATGACGGCCCTGGACACGTGGCAGTTCGACGACCTCCTCGCCGCCGTCCGCCGGGCCGCCCCGTTCGCCTCACTGCCCGAGTCGGCCTTCACGGCGGTCCTCGACATGCTGGCCGGCCGCTACCCGTCCGACGCGTTCGCGGAGCTGCGCCCGCGCGTGGTGTGGGACCGCGTCACCGGCGAGATCACCGGCCGCCCCGGCGCACAGCGCCTCGCCGTCACCTCCGGCGGCACGATCCCCGACCGTGGCCTCTTCGGCGTCTTCCTCGCGGGCGCCGACCCCAAGAAGGGCGGCGGCCGGGTCGGCGAGCTCGACGAGGAGATGGTCTACGAGTCCCGCGTCGGCGACGTCTTCACGCTCGGCACCAGCTCCTGGCGCATCGAGGACATCACCCGCGACCGCGTCCTGGTCTCCCCGGCCCCCGGCGTGCCGGGCCGGCTGCCCTTCTGGAAGGGCGACCAGCTGGGGCGCCCGCTGGAACTGGGCCGGGCGGTGGGCGCGTTCCTGCGCGAGGTCGGGTCGCTGTCCAAGGACGACGCCCGTCTTCGCCTCCTCGCCGCCGGCCTCGACGCGTGGGCCGCTGAGAACGTGCTGTCGTACCTGGACGAGCAGCGCGAGGCCTGCGGCCACATCCCGGACGACCGGACGATCGTCGTGGAGCGCTTCCGCGACGAGCTCGGTGACTGGCGCGTGGTCGTGCACTCCCCCTTCGGCGCCCAGGTGCACGCCCCGTGGGCGCTCGCGCTCGGCGCGAAGCTGTCCGAGCGGTACGGCATGGACGCGCAGGTCATGCACGCCGACGACGGCATCGTGCTGCGCCTGCCGGACGCCGACCTGATGGGCCTGGACCTGCTGGACCAGGAGCCGGTGAAGATGGGCCGGGAGTACGACGCCGACCAGGCCCCGGTGGGCGCGGCGGACGTCGTCTTCGACAAGGGCGAGGTCGACCAGGTCGTCACCGATCAGGTGGGCAGTTCCGCCCTGTTCGCCTCGCGTTTCCGTGAGTGCGCCGCACGCGCGCTGCTGCTGCCGCGCCGCAACCCGGGCAAGCGCACCCCGCTGTGGCAGCAGCGCCAGCGCGCCTCGCAGCTGCTGCAGGTGGCCAGCGAGTTCGGCTCGTTCCCGATCGTCCTGGAGGCGGTCCGCGAGTGTCTCCAGGACGTCTTCGACGTCCCCGGGCTCGTCGAGCTGATGGGCGACCTGGAGTCCCGCAAGGTCCGCCTGGTCGAGGTCACCACTCCCGAGCCCTCCCCCTTCGCCCGCTCCCTCCTCTTCGGCTACGTCGCCCAGTTCCTGTACGAGGGCGACTCTCCGCTCGCCGAGCGCCGCGCCGCCGCCCTGTCGCTGGACTCCCGGCTGCTGGCCGAGCTGCTGGGTCAGGCGGAGCTGCGCGAGCTGCTCGACGCGGAGGTGCTGACCGAGCTGGAGCGGGAGCTCCAGTGGCTCACCGAGGACCGCCGCGCCAAGGACGCCGAGAGCGTCGCGGACCTCCTTCGCCTCCTGGGCCCGCTCACGGAGGCGGAACTGGCCGAGCGGGGCGCCGAACCGCAGTGGGCACAGGAACTGGCCGGTACCCGCCGCGCCATCCGGGTCCGGATCGGGGGCAGGGACCACTGGGCGGCGATCGAGGACGCGGGCCGCCTGCGCGACGCGCTGGGCACAGCCCTGCCGGTCGGCGTCCCGGAGGCCTTCACGGAGCCCGTCAAGGATCCGCTCGGCGACCTCCTGGCGCGCCACGCCCGCACCCACGGACCCTTCACCTCGGCCACGGCGGCGGCCCGTTTCGGCCTGGGCGTCGCCGTCACCGAAGGCGCCCTCCAGCGGCTCGCGGCGGCGGGCCGGGTCGTCCAGGGCGAGTTCCACCCGGCCGGGATCGGCCAGGAGTGGTGCGACGCTGCCGTGCTGCGCCGGCTGCGCCGCCGCTCCCTGGCAGCCCTGCGGCACGAACTGGAGCCGGTGCCTCCGGCCGCGCTCGCCCAGTTCCTCCCCCAGTGGCAGCACATCGGCAAGGGGCACTCCCTGCGCGGCGTCGACGGGCTGGTCCGCGCCATCGAGCAGGTCCAGGGCGCGTCCGTACCGGCCTCCGCCCTGGAGAAACTGGCCCTGCCCTCCCGGGTCGCGAACTACACCCCGGCGATGCTGGACGAGCTCACCGCCGCCGGTGAGGTGATCTGGGCCGGGGCGGGCTCTCTCCCCGGCAAGGACGGCTGGGTCTCCCTCTACCTGGCGGACGCGGCTCCCCTGCTCCTGCCGCCCCCGCACCCGTTGGAGCTGACCGCCCTGCACCAGTCCGTCCTGGACACCCTCTCCGCCGGCTACGGCCTGTTCTTCCGCCAGATCGCCGACCAGGTCCGCGCCACCACCCACCCCGAGGCCACCGACCCGCAACTGGCCGACGCCCTGTGGGACCTGGCCTGGTCCGGCCGCCTGACGAACGACACGCTCGCCCCCATGCGCTCCCTGCTCGGCTCGGGCCGCACCGCGGGCGCCACGGCCCACCGGGCCAAGCGCACGGTCCCGCGCGGCCGCTACGGCTCCCTGACGGCCGCGGCCCGCACCGCGTCCCGCTCCGGCCCGCCGACGGTCGCGGGCCGCTGGTCCCTGCTCCCGGCCCACGAAGCCGACCCCACCGTGCGCGCCCACGCCCTCGCCCGCACCCTCCTCGACCGGCACGGCGTGGTCACCAGGGGCGCCGTCGCGGCGGAGGGCGTCGAGGGCGGCTTCTCGGCGACCTACCGCGTCCTGTCCGTCTTCGAGGAGAGCGGCCAGGCCCGTCGGGGCTACGTGGTGGAGGGCCTCGGCGCCGCGCAGTTCGCGATGGACGGTGCGGTGGACCGTCTGCGCGCGGTGTCCAGCGCCCGCGACCGCGGCCAGGACCTGCCCGGCCCGCCTCCCGGCTCTGAACCCGACCCGTTCCCCGCTCATGACTTCGCCGGACCGGACGACTCCGCCCCTTCCCACGACCACACCGACGCCCCCGGCCCCGGCCCCGGCCTCGACGGCTTCCCCGACCTGGGCGCCTCCTACGACGCCCCCCGACCGTCCCCGGGCGAGTGGGTCTCGCCCCGCGACTACGCCCCGCAGGCCGCCCCGTCCTGGCAGAACGACGGGCGCGCGGCGTACGACCAAGGGTCTCCGGGCCGCCGTACCCGCCCTGACGGCGTTTCCCGGGCCGTCGTCCTCGCCGCCGCCGACCCGGCCAACGCGTACGGCGCCGCCCTGGCCTGGCCCGAGCCCCCGACGGGCGCCGGACACAAGCCGGGCCGCAAAGCGGGTTCCCTGGTGGTGCTCGTCGACGGTGAACTGACGCTCTACATGGAGCGCGGCGGCAAGACCCTGCTGGCCTGGGCCGCCGACCCGGAGGGCGCCCCCTCCGACGACCCCCGCCTGGGCACCGCCGCGGAGGCCCTCGCCGCGGCGGCGCGCGCGGGCTCGCTCGGCACGGTCACGGTGGAGCGCGTCAACGGCGCCCAGGCCCTGACCTCCCCCATCGGCGCCCTCCTGGAAGGAGCGGGCTTCATCGCGACGCCCCGAGGCCTCCGTCTGCGCGCCTGA